Proteins from one Impatiens glandulifera chromosome 2, dImpGla2.1, whole genome shotgun sequence genomic window:
- the LOC124924687 gene encoding uncharacterized protein LOC124924687 encodes MAEEEERTMTIANPVLSINSGVIMKLLNGLNSGLKPTSEHQSSLLQVMDIVLADLDEKNLWPKHGFYVKVSDSSHSIYVSLLFEQDDLVLSNKIQLGQFIYIDQLYPGSPIPVVKGAKQIPRRHPFIGTPETLIGLREKGEMKIMSHLKKPSGSKRSSWEHSCSILSPWVMKPVPLDFDQCTPVKKSIFPMSPLLRGHKEGSLTASRSSVGGGILSKIVESPGLVRKSCITPSILKFP; translated from the coding sequence AtggctgaagaagaagaaagaacaaTGACCATTGCGAATCCAGTTCTTAGCATTAATTCTGGTGTGATAATGAAACTCCTTAACGGGTTGAATTCTGGCTTAAAACCGACGAGTGAACACCAGAGCTCGCTTTTACAGGTGATGGATATCGTACTGGCCGATCTTGACGAAAAGAATCTTTGGCCAAAACATGGGTTTTACGTCAAGGTATCGGATTCATCCCATTCGATCTATGTTAGTCTTCTATTTGAACAAGATGACCTAGTTCTTAGCAATAAGATTCAACTGGGTCAGTTCATTTACATTGATCAACTATATCCTGGTTCCCCTATTCCAGTTGTGAAAGGTGCAAAACAAATTCCGAGAAGACACCCTTTTATAGGGACTCCTGAAACATTAATAGGTTTGAGAGAAAAAGGTGAAATGAAGATTATGAGTCATTTAAAGAAACCATCTGGTTCGAAAAGAAGTTCATGGGAACATTCTTGTTCAATTTTGTCTCCATGGGTGATGAAACCAGTTCCTCTTGATTTTGATCAGTGTACACCGGTGAAGAAGAGTATATTTCCAATGTCTCCATTGTTGAGAGGACACAAAGAAGGAAGCTTGACTGCATCTAGATCGTCTGTAGGCGGTGGGATTTTGTCGAAAATTGTGGAAAGTCCTGGTTTGGTTAGAAAAAGCTGTATCACACCGTCTATATTGAAATTTCCATGA